gaaaaatgtacttaatgccactgaattttaCACTTAAAGAACGGTTACGATGGTAagttacatacatatgtataaatttcatcgtgattaaaaagaaatatttactggCTGTGTCAAATCttagttgcagcgcatgggctcagAAGTTGGGGCACTTggacttagctgccctgtggcaatgtgggatcttagttccctgaccaagagttgaacccgagtcccctgcactggcagacggattcttaaccTGGACTGTGAGGGAAGTCCTTCGTCATGAAAAGTTTCCTCAGGGGCATCCGTGGTGGCACAGTGGGTacaaatccgcctgccagtgcaggagacacaggttcgatccctggtctaggaagatctcaCAAAGGCGGAGCAGCAAATTAAGTCCATGcgccgcaactcctgagcctgtgccctagagcccagaaGCCTCAGCTACTGGAGCCTGcacgccccagagcccatgctccacagggaagccactgcaacgagaagcctaaGCACACCACCTAGAGGGTAGCCCCCACACACCGTAGCTAGAGAAAAGTCcccgcagcaacgaagacccagcacagccataaataaatgagaagttTCCACAGGACAGTATCTCATTTCCCTCAGGAGGCATTCCCTTAAGGATACTTTTAGGGTTCAGTCCCTTGACAACTTGCAACAGTCTGCCTGGTCACAGCGACATCAGAAGATCTAGGCAGCCTGACTCCTGCATGGGCCTCTGGACCAGGGAGGGAGTGATCTCACAGCCTCAGCCTCCACACGGTGGGCCCTGCGGCCCCTTACCttcattccttcttccttcccactTTCAATCAACtcatctattcttttcctttcttcagactggatggggagggagagaaaaaaaaaaaaaacaagcgcATCAGCATTCTCACCAAGGCCGCTCTGGGAGTCCCGGCCGCCACAGGGTCCACTCAGTCAGCCTCCATGGCATCGGTCCCCAGGGATGTCCAGGCCACCAAGCCCCCATCCTTTCCTCATTGCCTGTCTCAGGTGGGCCGTTCATCACCTGGCATTCAGGTGGGCCAGGAGGGGGACGGGACGCCTCGAGGGCAGAATAGGGCTTGTGGCAGAATGTGGCTTGGGGCTATGCTCTGTTTGGCCCACACAGACTTTTACAAAATATCTAAATCATGGACATGTAAAAATCAGGACTCTGACTGCATATAAAATTAGCCAGGGCTAAATTGATCAGAGGCTGCGCCACTTGGACAGGAGGTGTGTACCCACCATTGACCATGTCCACCCTCTGTTCACTGTGGCATCTCCTGACCGAGAACAGCACCTGGACGTAGTGAGCCCTCAAGGCAACAATCCCCTGCCCCCACACGCACAGGCACAACCACCTTGTTAAATAATTAGTTATAAGCGTGCAGAAGTAGATGGGAGTAATCGTGGGAAAACTGGGATAGGTGGTGGGCAGTGGGGACAGGGACTTTCCTGCTGGGACAGAATGAGACAGAGGAGACGTGCTGGGGCCAGGTGAGACACTCTGAATGTGCAGCCAAGGAGTCCATTTTACTCTGGGGGGGTTTGGGGACATACGAACAACTAGCTCCAAGCGTCCTATAGAGGACTGCAGCAGTAGTCGGTCCTTGGGGAACTGAGGGCCTGGAAAGGGAGCAAGGTGCGAACCAGGGTGAAGGCAGGAAGGACTCGAGACGTGCCCAGCCGGAGTCAGCAGGCTGCTCTGCATGCCAGGCCCAGGGTTGGGCTGGGCTGGTGATGACGCGGCCAGGGCACTGCCAACACTGCAGTCCCTGCCCAGTGCGGGCTGTCACCCACCCACGACCAGGCCAACCAGAGAAGGGGCTCCCACAGCGAAGCAACAAGGGGTTCAGGGCATCTCTCCAGGGCCCTGTTTCCACCCTCTTGCCCTGGACTTGGACCTTGGACTGAGCCCCGCCTGCTCTGTCTTCAGCCACAACGAGGTGTCTTCGGGGCTCTTTGTTTGTTTCGCCCCACCTACCCACACCCTCCCCTAATGCCCTGTCCACCTCGGCTTTGGCTGGCCCAGAAGGGCAGTCAGGTTGGGATCGGCCTCACCCAAGAGACCTGGCTGCCCTGCCTTCAGGCCTCACCTCTGCCAGCCGCAGCCCCACCAGCCTGGCCCGCCATCACCTGGCCAGGATGCCCACCCGACAGAGCCAACACAAACGGTGGTGGGCAGAGCGTGGCTCTCCCTGGCCCCTGGCTCTCCATCCAGCCACAGAGTGGGCCTGATTGCCTGCAGACCAAGCTTTGGGGAGCCACTGCCAGCTGCTTTCCGCTTGCCTGCGGTAGAATTCAGCACTCTGGCAACACACCCACTGCAGCCTCCACTCCTCCAGAAAGAAAAGTccctggtttttgttttctttttttaattaaaaaaggccAACTCAGGCTCCCCCCACCCTGCAGCCCACAGCGGCGCTGGGTGGACCCCCAGGTTCCCTGTGTGGGCTCTGCGGCTCCTGACCGCAGCTGGGAGGTGTCCCGGGTGCTGGGGGCTGGCACCGCCTCGCCCTCTGCAGTGCTGTCTCTAGGCTGACCTCGCACAGCCTCCCACTGCAGGCAAACAGCTTGTAACAGCTTGTTCTTGGCTGAAAGACACTGCCTTTCTAAGGAAATACAGCCAGAGCTTCTCTCTCGGGGGAGAAAAATGACACCctcccccctttttaaaaaatgaagtcttGTCAAttcaaaggagacacagagatgctgCCTCACCGTCTGTACAGCTACAGATTCAACGTCCAAATGCGGAAGAGTCTGAGGGTTGAGAGGCCAGGGTCCCCCACCTCCCTTGTGGGGGCGGCAGTCCTGAACGTTCCTCCCAAGCCTAGAGGTTGCTCTGCTGcccctgggtgggaggggggatgaAAGCAGCTGGGGGCTGCAGGGCCAGGCCACACCCTGGGTTTCCCTAACAGAAAGGCAATAACCACACCTCACTGCATCAAATATTGATCAACTGTGCACAGCTCAGCACTCTGCAAACACGGCGGGCGGGGGCCTTAGAGCCCAGCTGGTCTTCCTGCCTGGTTTTCGCAGGTTCTGTGGCTGCGTGGGGAAGACCAGAGAGGAGCCCCAGGAAAGGACAATGCGGGGGAAGCAATGGTGACAAGGGTTAATAGGTCCTCACTGCGTCCCAGGCATGGTTCTAAGTGTTCCATGCGCGTTCACTAACGTGCGTGACCCTCCCAACCACTGCACAGGGCTCGACTACATTATCCCATTTCACAGGACATGgcagagagacagacagcagTTAAGCCCTGAGGTCATACAACCAGGAAGTAGTTCCCAAGCCAGTGCTCTTCATCATCTCGAGACAGGAAACCTCTGGACAGCAGATAAACACGCTCTCTAAGAGAGCACACAGCCCACCCCACAGTCTCAGGCTCCAATGGCCCTGCCAAAGCCTTGCAGGTCCTGACTTCCCATACCCCACATTACAGGCGACAGGGCTCCTTCACAGAAGCATCTTAACTAAGCACTACAGTGACCCAAGGGAGTTATGATGACCCCCACTAGACCCAGGAGGACATTGGGGCTGCGGAGGCCAAGAGACTTTTCCCGTGATGATGCAAAGAGAGCTCAGGTGGTGCGCAGTGAGCACTGCCCACCAGGCCACCCCGCCCCTTTGAGAGCGGAATTGAAACACGTGACCCTACCTGCAGCTCAGCCTTGCTCTTCCTGGAGCTCCTTCGCACAGGGTAGAAATCTGTGAGTTTGCGATTCTGCTGTGTTTTTCCTTGAGCTCTGGGGtgggaaaggaagaggaggaaccaAGCGTTAGCGCTGAGACCATGTTCACAGCCAGGAGGCAGGCGACCCTTTAGGAGCAGGCTCCTTGGAAATCGGGTCACTTAAAACACCTTTGTCCACCGTGGCCCGGGGTCACTTCAGCTCACCTGCCCACGGCAGCCTCAGAAAGAGTGCCAAAGGCAGGCTGCCTACTCTCAGCAGGGTCGGGGCTCTGGACCTGAGGCAGACCAGGACGCGGACAAATAACAGTATCCCTGGTGCTGTCTCGGGAATCTGAGCCTTAATAGCTCAAAGGCCTGAGAGGGTGGGCGGCCTCCCCCCAGCTGGTACCCAGCAGGTTGCCCTGCATGAGAAGTGGCTCCAGGGAGCACTTACTTTTTCCTGGGGGCCTGTTTGCCCCTGACGGGCTTTTTCAGGGCCTGCTTGGCAGCAGCTGCATTGGGAGTATCACAAGACGAGGTCGGGGTTTTAGGAGGTTCTGCAGCTTCAGATTTTTGGTTTGGAAAAGGTGCCAGGGGACCTCTCCTGGCGTCTTTGATCTTCTGTTCCTCGGCCTTCATGGAGCTTCGTATTGCATTCCCAGAGTTTCTTTTCTCTgtgggcagagggtggggagagacAGGCTGACTCTGGACCTGACACCTCCCACTTTCCAGCCCTCGGCTGCTTGCTAAGACAGGCTCCGGGAGGAGATTGGGGGAATGCGGGTGGGGGCGTGTTGGGCAGTAGTGCCCTTGGGCTGTTAAGCCTGGTGTCCACTAACTAGTATCTTGGGGAAAAGATCAGGCTTTACTTGTTGACCCAGACACTAGGCAGAGCTTTTGGtctctgcatcttttttttcccccccttttccGGCTTTGTTGAGGTATGACTGATCAATACAATTATAAGATATTTGAAGTATTAGACCACGATAAGTTGATATATATGTATTGTGATTGGATTCTGCTCTTGTGATTAATCAACCCATCAGGTTGTCTGCATCTTGAAGGAAGAGCCTTTGAAGCAGAAGTGTCACAGCCAGCAACACTGGCATGAGGGCTCCATCGATGGCGTTTGAGGAAATGGGCTCCAGGGGGGAAAAGCTCAGTCCCTACAGAGTGGGGCAGCACTGGTGGACGGAAGTAAGGTGATAAAGCAGAACCTCTCCCCAACAAAGACCTCTTCCCCAAGGGCTAGCTCGCTGGCATGattcatttcagattcttttttttagttcCCTCTTCTAACAGGGTCGAAGCATGGCATTCACAGTGGTTCTCAGCATGGTGCCCCAATAGCAGTTCAGTGTGTTGTGGGGGACGTTGCCAATGACTTGTTACTAAAAATACTCATGGAACATCAGTattgaactgtttttttttccataaaattttttttacttttaaaaaataaatactacattgctggtgggaatgcaaaatggtgcagtcactttgCAAAAGAGTTTGGCAGACTTCAAAATGTTAAGACAGAGAATTATCTGACTCAGCAGTTCTAGTTCTAGGCATctatcaagaaaattaaaaacatatgtcTACATAAAAACCTATACATGAATGCCTGCAGAAGCTTATTCATAAGagctaaaaagtgaaaacaactctaatgtccatcaactgatgaatgggtaagtaaaatgtggtctatccacacgacggaatattattcagccacaggAAGGAATGAAGTACGGACAGCCTACAACATGtatgaaccctgaaaacattatAATGTACAAGAGACCagacacaaaagatcacatattttacaactccatttatatgaaatgcccagGACAGGCAAATCTAGAGatggaaaacagatcagtggttgcccaGGGCTGGGAGAAGGTAGGAATGGGGAATGACTGTGAAtaggtacagggtttctttttggggtgatggaaatgtacTGGAGTTTGACagaggtgatggctgcacaaaTCTGTGAGTATACCTAAAACCAGTGAACTGTACCCTTTAAAATGGTGAAAGTCAGGATATCTGAATAATAgttcaacaaacaaaagaaaaaaataaatacatcagcAGCCATCCAGACCTTTCTCCAGATGGTCCAGACAGACAGTGCTCCCTGACATACTGTCTTGAGTGGAACAAGAGGGAGTTAAGGCCAAGACGTCGGGCATAACCTTGGGAGTGGGTGGTGTTCATGAACATTAGCTATCACGTAAGTCTGCATCAAGGCAGGAAAAAGGACGAGAATCATGGATAGACGCCCGGTCTATGGGGGTCTCCTCCAGTGTTCATCCAGCCCCCCATTTCAACTGTCACCATGTAGTAACACTTTGAGTCAAATAAGCTAACTTGTGCCCCATGTCACCATTCAGGACAATCTATATCCCGCCCCATCCCAGAAGGGATGTGAGGCTGGCTTATGGCATCTAGAGAGAGGCCCTTCCCAAGTCTCAGTGTGGTTAGTACTGGCCTAAGTGCTGCGGAAGCAGGGATGCAGGGAGGGGCAGGCTGTGATGCTTCCCGTCCGGTGGAAAATGGGCTGACAGTATGGCGCGCTCACAAAGTCCCCCTcccttttcttttggctgtgccatgaggcttgtaggatcttagttccccgaccagggattgaactttctTCCTGAGAGtaaaagcacagaatcctaactactggaccaccagggaactcgcTCACAAAGGCCTTTTGCACCCATGCTTTAACTGGTCTTCAGGCAGGACTCCTCTCTCCCACTGTACAAatgaaaaactgaggctcaaaaaacCATAGTAACCTGCCTGTGACCCTTCCTTTCATAAATGGTAGAGCTAGGATTAGAATCTAAGTCCATTTGAAATAACATCACCAGGGGGAATCAGGCCAAGGGTTGGCTCCTGCCCCTGGTTCTCAGATCTGGACCAGAGGTTGGGCTACCCCATCCCTTTATGGCACTTTCTGTTAACAAATACAAAGCTTCCTTGTATAGCGCTGCTGGAGCAGCTGGTAGCTGCTGTTTCTTTAAAAGCAAGTTTTAGAGCAGAGTAACTGGAGAAAGTTCACCACTAGCCCCCATCCCCACAACTTTAAAAGGGAATATTTGAGTTACAGCAAAATTTCCAACAGGTTTCAGCATGTTTTGCAGGGCCAGACAGAACTTTCAATAACCGAGTGCTTTCTTGCTCAGCATTTTAACTCTAAATCTCATTCTGGAGTACGCTGCTTCAGAGAGTAGCACTGAACACTTGAGTGGAAAGAACCTTTAGAACTGAGGTCAAGGCCAGCTCATAAAAGAGAAGGAAGTCAGTTCCTTAGGTTCACACGACTCAGCTGCAGTACAAGTGCCTGGTCTGGACAAGCCAGACTCATCATTTCTGTACTTTTAGTGCCTGTGAACCTCTCTAACGACATGCCAGCTGCCTTATTTTGGCAACTTGGCAAGAAAACCAAGCTTGAAGGACATGCTAACTCTTGCAAAAACAGGGAGAACCTGTTAGACCAACAGGGCACACGCCCTGGAACAGGCGGCTCTATTCCCCCCGTATCTATGTTTCTTCTCAACAAGACAGGACATGATTCAAACTCTGCAAACTCTGGCTTGAAAAGATTGGATAAGGAAACCTAGCATATATACATTATTACTGAGGATGCAACCCCGTCAGCGGTGGATAGAGGAGGGCCATTTCAGAGGCTTACCGTCGCGTTTCCTGTAGATTCCGGCTAATGGCTTCCCCTGGCATTTGACTTCGTATTGTGCAACTGAGTTCTCTTCCTGAAGGGGGGAACGCATTCCAGAGCATTTGTTCGGGCTCATGTAGGTATAGATCTTTGATTGCCCGGTAAATACATTCTCCTAAAACGACAAATGCATATTCTGAAAGAGGCTTGAAGAAGAAGATCTTACAACATTTAGATGGAGAAAGGGCAACTGGaatccaaaagacaaaaaaaaaaaaaaaggacaaaaacatGGTTCAAAAACTGGGTTACTACGGGAAGCCTAGTAGTGGAAGGTTTAGAATCCCCCAGGTCCAAGTTGGTCTCTAATTCTAGTCTTTTAAAGAGGGCAGGGGGAACATCTGGCCAGCAAAGAGAACCAGCTGTCCACAAAGATCCATAGAAGGAGGCAACCTACCAGTAACAAGAAGGTTAGAGTGACCAGGGCAAACGAGGCCAGAATTGGAAGAGCTGGCCTCTGAGCAGCAGCTGACTGCCctggcaggagctgcaggaactcCAGCACAGACAGGCCTCAGGGAACCTGAATAACCACTTCTTGGACCTGAGGTCAGCTGGTAGGAATTGCCAAGACTGTTTGAGCCTTCTATGAGCCCAACCCCGGCCCCTCTCAAATTGTGCAGCCCCTGGACTGCGGGACTGGGCTGCGGCTGG
This is a stretch of genomic DNA from Budorcas taxicolor isolate Tak-1 chromosome 17, Takin1.1, whole genome shotgun sequence. It encodes these proteins:
- the KMT5A gene encoding N-lysine methyltransferase KMT5A isoform X3 — its product is MSPNKCSGMRSPLQEENSVAQYEVKCQGKPLAGIYRKRDEKRNSGNAIRSSMKAEEQKIKDARRGPLAPFPNQKSEAAEPPKTPTSSCDTPNAAAAKQALKKPVRGKQAPRKKAQGKTQQNRKLTDFYPVRRSSRKSKAELQSEERKRIDELIESGKEEGMKIDLIDGKGRGVIATKQFSRGEFVVEYHGDLIEITDAKKREALYAQDPSTGCYMYYFQYLSKTYCVDATRETNRLGRLINHSKCGNCQTKLHDIDGVPHLILIASRDIEAGEELLYDYGDRSRASIEAYPWLKH
- the KMT5A gene encoding N-lysine methyltransferase KMT5A isoform X2, whose amino-acid sequence is MGLAGLQENVFTGQSKIYTYMSPNKCSGMRSPLQEENSVAQYEVKCQGKPLAGIYRKRDEKRNSGNAIRSSMKAEEQKIKDARRGPLAPFPNQKSEAAEPPKTPTSSCDTPNAAAAKQALKKPVRGKQAPRKKAQGKTQQNRKLTDFYPVRRSSRKSKAELQSEERKRIDELIESGKEEGMKIDLIDGKGRGVIATKQFSRGEFVVEYHGDLIEITDAKKREALYAQDPSTGCYMYYFQYLSKTYCVDATRETNRLGRLINHSKCGNCQTKLHDIDGVPHLILIASRDIEAGEELLYDYGDRSRASIEAYPWLKH